The sequence below is a genomic window from Flavobacterium sediminilitoris.
GATTTATTAGAAAACCACTATAACAGAGTTACAGATACTTGTATTCCAGAAGAAGAAGCATTTAGACGCTTACAATCTCACTTATTTGATATTTGGAACAAAGCAGACAAATCAGGAGAAAGATATTTCCCTCATGAATTTATGTATCAAATGATAAATTCAGGTGTTTTAGAGCAATATTATGAAATTGACCCTAAAGATTCTTGGATGGTTGCGGCAGCAGAAAAAAACTTACCAATTGTAGTTCCTGGATGGGAAGATAGTACAATGGGAAATATTTTTGCTTCTTATTGTATAAAAGGAGAATTTAAAGCATCTACAACCAAAAGTGGAATTGAATACATGGCATGGTTAGCAGATTGGTATCCTAAAAACTGTGCAGGAAAAGGAATTGGATTCTTCCAAGTTGGTGGTGGAATTGCAGGTGACTTCCCTATTTGTGTTGTACCAATGCTTTATCAAGATATGGAAATGCATGATATCCCATTCTGGAGTTATTTTTGTCAAATTTCCGATTCTACGACAAGTTATGGCTCATATTCAGGTGCAGTACCTAATGAAAAAATTACTTGGGGAAAACTAGATATAACGACTCCTAAATTCATAGTTGAATCTGATGCAACAATTGTTGTTCCTTTGATTTTTGCTTACATTTTAGGATGGTAATTTTTTTGAAAAAAAAATTAAAAAACTATTTGATTATTACAATAGGGATATTACATTTGACAAAAATACCTGATTAAAAAGAACCCAAATGAAAAGAGTAATTGTTGATTACGCAAAATTAACAAACGAAATTTTGACCTTATTAGTCGATAAATTTCCAGAAGGTTATGATGAATCTGACATCATTCGTTTTAAAAACGCTAAAAATGAATCAGTTGAAGCTGTAGAAGTACGCACGGAAGACACTATTTTCCTTGTAAAGGTAAGTACTAAGCTAGCTGACAGAATTGAAAACTATGATGAAGACGATGAAGATGATGTAGTAGATGAATCATTAGAATCATTAAATGATTTAGAAATCGCTGATGAAACAGATGATTCTGACGAAAATTAAATAAAAAAGACATGTAATACATGTCTTTTTTATTTTACAAATACCTTTCCTTTATTACTGATACATGATGCAATTCATGACCTAAAATGATATAACCTAATGCTCTCACTGAAACTGTAGAATTTGAAGCTGTACCTATTCTCATTTTTTGTTCCTCAGTAAAACTAGTAAACAATGAAATTGTTGCGCTTCTTACCGATTTATATTCTAATAATAAGTTTTCTATAGTTCTGTTGTTTGCACTTGCATTTAATACATAATCATTTTCTTCAAAACCTGGCATTTCAGTTTTATCATTTCTAGAAATTCTAAGCGCTCTATAAGAAAACACCCTTTCAGCATCAATTAAATGCAATAAAATGTCTTTAATAGTCCATTTCCCTACTTCATATCTAAATTCATGCTTCTCAACAGGAATATTACTAAAAAAAGCATCTAATTCTTCTTCTTGCTCTTTTAAACTTTTAACAATGTCTTTGAAAAAGATTGATTTTGATATATAAGTTGCATAATAGGGAGCAAATTCGTTTTTATTTAATTCCATATTCTAAGTATAAAAAAATCCCGATAAACATATCGGGATTAAATATTAAAGCTCTTTAAAAATTGTGTGCATCAATCGTTTCTTATCATTAATGCTCTCTTCAAGTGAAATCATGGTTTCAGTTCTATATACACCATCAATATCATCAATCATGAAAATAACTTCTTTTGCATGCTTTGTATCTCTTGCTCTAATTTTACAAAAAATATTAAACTTACCAGTTGTAATATGAGCTACAGTAACATAAGGTATTTGATTTATTCTTTCTAAAACAAATTTAGTTTGCGATGTATTATGAAGAAAAACCCCTACATAAGCAATAAAAGAATACCCTAATTTCTCATAATCTAAAGTCAAAGATGAACCCTGTATAATCCCTGCATCTTCCATTTTTTTTACCCTAACATGAACTGTTCCCGCAGATATTAATAGCTTTTTTGCTATATCTGTAAAAGGAACTCTTGTGTTGTCAATCAACATGTCTAAAATTTGATGATCAACTTCATCTAAACGAAACTTACTCATAAAAAGTATATAATAAAAATTTATTTAATACAACGTAATGCTAATGCTGTTATTACTTTCTAATACTAAATTTAACTTATTTTTATCAAAAAACAGGCAATTTATCCCCTATTTCTGGGATTTTAACCTCATTTGTATTAAAAATAGTATCTTTAAAATCAAATTCAAGATGCCCATTATGATTTTCTAAATCATTTATTTGAATAACTTGTGCTTCGAAATGTATGGTATTGGATTGCAAAGTCTCAACATATTGCGCTGCAAAGTTAATGGTTTTTTCTTCAGAATTGTCAATAAACCTAACATTTTTATAAAGAAAATCATAAAAACACTTTGAATTTTGAGGAATCTGCAAATAATTGTCTAATTCCCTGTTTACTACAAGGCTTTCGTGTGATAAATTAAATGAAGACAAAAGAGAACAAAATATATATTTTCTTACTTCATCACGCTGATAATCATCTTTATAGTGACCTGCTTCAAAAAGCACTGTAGGTATATTCCTATAAGTAAAATAATCTCCAATACAATTAATATTAAATGAATCATCAAATCGACCTACTTGATTTGGTATAAATTTTTGCAAATTCTCATTCATTTTATTAATAACCTGAATAGCCTTGTATCTTACATCATTAAAATCTCTGGTTTCATTATATGCTGGTGCTAAAAAAGAGACTGTAGCGGGTAAATTAAAGC
It includes:
- a CDS encoding deoxyhypusine synthase family protein translates to MNKGPISQFVEKHYLHFNAAALVDAAKGYEEHLLDNGKMMVTLAGAMSTAELGKSLAEMIRQDKIHIISCTGANLEEDIMNLVAHNSYKRVPNYRDLSPQEEWDLLENHYNRVTDTCIPEEEAFRRLQSHLFDIWNKADKSGERYFPHEFMYQMINSGVLEQYYEIDPKDSWMVAAAEKNLPIVVPGWEDSTMGNIFASYCIKGEFKASTTKSGIEYMAWLADWYPKNCAGKGIGFFQVGGGIAGDFPICVVPMLYQDMEMHDIPFWSYFCQISDSTTSYGSYSGAVPNEKITWGKLDITTPKFIVESDATIVVPLIFAYILGW
- a CDS encoding DinB family protein, whose translation is MELNKNEFAPYYATYISKSIFFKDIVKSLKEQEEELDAFFSNIPVEKHEFRYEVGKWTIKDILLHLIDAERVFSYRALRISRNDKTEMPGFEENDYVLNASANNRTIENLLLEYKSVRSATISLFTSFTEEQKMRIGTASNSTVSVRALGYIILGHELHHVSVIKERYL
- a CDS encoding Lrp/AsnC family transcriptional regulator, yielding MSKFRLDEVDHQILDMLIDNTRVPFTDIAKKLLISAGTVHVRVKKMEDAGIIQGSSLTLDYEKLGYSFIAYVGVFLHNTSQTKFVLERINQIPYVTVAHITTGKFNIFCKIRARDTKHAKEVIFMIDDIDGVYRTETMISLEESINDKKRLMHTIFKEL
- a CDS encoding M14 family metallopeptidase, giving the protein MNNLQLATEYLEKKISGRYITNEHIAPLLKSLSNKFKIETIGKSVLDKDIFSVKFGIGKTKVLIWSQMHGNESTTTKGLFDFFNYLSSNHENAELIYKNYTLYSIPILNPDGAEAYTRVNANKVDLNRDAFENTQPESVLLRTIFENFKPDFCYNLHDQRTIFGTEGFNLPATVSFLAPAYNETRDFNDVRYKAIQVINKMNENLQKFIPNQVGRFDDSFNINCIGDYFTYRNIPTVLFEAGHYKDDYQRDEVRKYIFCSLLSSFNLSHESLVVNRELDNYLQIPQNSKCFYDFLYKNVRFIDNSEEKTINFAAQYVETLQSNTIHFEAQVIQINDLENHNGHLEFDFKDTIFNTNEVKIPEIGDKLPVF